The following are from one region of the Halictus rubicundus isolate RS-2024b chromosome 15, iyHalRubi1_principal, whole genome shotgun sequence genome:
- the LOC143361331 gene encoding uncharacterized protein LOC143361331 isoform X1 produces MSGIYVRETSWINWMQQRENLVLTVPGSYWLCHKHNIYKFIFRYHRTIRNLKHFNYGRELMKITRRIIKNLPRQGQQFSTNNLLVTYNHASWTRQDKIFAMTQFKERSAAAFSHAFVLTIKIVSFLESSDQASKYAVTTCSDQSLHWNNKGLVHSFNNELPEHSNQCDSSQEKVCEQKNDKQLDDNFTLNKMSKNSMNEELVNDKQKLNKDLKAINGKSIRHNNCAISDKYSTLSTVEENRLIPNRLEDANILNIETTENKDYDNKVDEDIIQNDTSEFDNNEVDVTNTDSANLPYQYLIEKEIEDSKNGTTNPKISLLGSKKRKRKVSEKCFTASVDLLTDLSKTEESDSSTKRKRESDNIIPRSSDITDLVMEGLMFTIRQGQGTVAVIEQKTKLELDEVLENSEKLETVNGEKCLRNSSLLGLENLITMIESPEKTEAKQKPQNIVMQENTRQYQNKRKCMFNNANYFFENTYFNNICSNKNNTNKKHNTEIYEEGIKLTENESLQYEEENEEKEEEDIIPEALQDSLFEPSCLSFEEVDQFEEAVVNKDLLMDDINTEISTKFGVTFSQDPLLGKKHKLQHEGVIDETKKSNVPIIISNEIITKNQIPLPIQKLLQNKSSSKLASVNGTNETEEKKIDRPQLFEYRNLSNNIHAERQSSDCNILESSQSLANPQTSVSNNNETRNEGASFLILEDEDKNSEVTKNRFEKREDELQQQPVSINKEEQLSSCKLQDVTQDFYQDILYLQTKKNLTTQHLKLRSRKKPVNTLQDANTRHAHIEMIKFFHDITKGAKVVIKRMSTKSIHSIIAKNS; encoded by the exons ATGTCTGGAATATATGTACGAGAAACTAGCTGGATTAATTGGATGCAACAGAGGGAGAATCTAGTTTTAACTGTGCCTGGTTCATACTGGTTGTGTCACAaacataatatatataaatttatatttaggtATCACCGTACAATTAG GAATCTAAAGCATTTTAACTATGGACGAGAATTAATGAAAATAACTAGGAGGATTATAAAAAATCTACCACGCCAAGGACAACAATTTAGTACCAATAACCTTTTAGTTACCTATa ATCATGCATCTTGGACTCGACAGGATAAAATATTTGCAATGACACAATTTAAGGAACGATCTGCTGCAGCTTTTTCTCATGCATTTGTGCTTACTATCAAAATAGTATCTTTTTTAGAAAGCTCAGATCAGGCTAGCAAGTATGCTGTAACAACTTGTTCTGATCAATCCTTACATTGGAATAATAAAGGATTAGTGCACTCTTTTAACAACGAGCTTCCAGAACATAGCAATCAGTGTGACAGTTCACAAGAGAAAGTATGTGAACAGAAAAATGATAAACAATTAGATGATAATTTCACACTAAATAAAATGTCAAAAAATTCCATGAATGAGGAGTTAGTTAAcgataaacaaaaattaaataaggATTTAAAAGCTATTAATGGAAAATCTATAAGGCACAACAATTGTGCTATAAGTGATAAATATTCTACATTATCAACCGTTGAAGAGAATAGATTAATTCCCAATCGATTGGAAGATGCAAATATCCTAAATATAGAAACCACTGAAAACAAAGATTATGATAACAAAGTAGATGAAGATATTATTCAAAATGATACCTCTGAATTCGATAACAATGAAGTTGATGTTACTAATACAGATTCTGCTAATTTACCTTATCAATACCTaattgaaaaagaaatcgaAGATTCAAAAAATGGTACAACTAATCCCAAAATTTCATTGCTTGGTTCTAAAAAACGTAAAAGAAAAGTAAGTGAAAAGTGTTTCACAGCTTCTGTAGACTTACTTACAGATCTTTCAAAAACTGAAGAGTCAGATTCTTCTACGAAAAGAAAACGGGAATCCGATAATATAATCCCAAGATCTTCAGATATTACAGATTTGGTAATGGAAGGGTTAATGTTTACTATTCGACAAGGGCAAGGTACTGTAGCAGTTATAGAACAGAAAACGAAATTAGAGTTAGACGAAGTACTAGAAAATTCAGAGAAACTTGAAACCGTAAATGGAGAAAAGTGTCTACGAAATTCTAGTTTGCTTGGATTAGAGAATTTAATAACTATGATCGAATCACCTGAGAAAACTGAGGCTAAACAAAAGCCTCAAAATATAGTTATGCAAGAGAACACTAGACAATATCAAAATAAGAGGAAGTGTATGTTTAATAATGCGaattattttttcgaaaacacttattttaataatatatgctcaaataaaaataatacgaaTAAGAAGCATAACACTGAAATATATGAAGAAGGTATAAAGTTAACTGAAAATGAAAGTTTGCAATATGAAGAAGAGAatgaagagaaagaagaagaagatattaTACCTGAAGCATTACAAGATTCTCTTTTTGAACCTTCATGTCTTTCTTTTGAGGAAGTAGATCAATTTGAAGAAGCTGTAGTAAATAAAGATTTGTTAATGGACGATATAAATACTGAAATATCAACCAAATTTGGAGTAACATTTTCACAGGATCCTCTTCTTGGTAAAAAACACAAATTACAGCATGAAGGAGTGATCGATGAAACTAAGAAATCAAATGTTCCGATAATAATTTCGAATGAAATTATTACTAAAAATCAAATACCTCTTCCAATACAAAAATTACTCCAAAATAAATCGTCATCAAAGCTTGCTTCTGTAAATGGTACAAATGAAacagaggaaaaaaaaattgataggCCGCAATTGTTTGAATATAGAAATCTTAGTAATAACATACATGCAGAAAGGCAAAGTTCGGATTGTAATATATTGGAAAGTTCTCAATCTTTAGCAAACCCTCAAACTTCTGTATCAAATAATAATGAAACTAGAAATGAAGGAGCGtcatttttaatattagaaGACGAGGATAAAAATAGCGAGGTTACAAAAAACAGGTTCGAAAAAAGAGAGGATGAACTGCAACAGCAGCCTGTTAGTATTAATAAAGAAGAACAGTTATCATCATGTAAACTACAAGATGTTACACAGGATTTTTATCAAGACATTTTATATTTACAAACGAAAAAGAACTTAACTACTCAACATTTGAAATTAAGATCAAGAAAAAAACCTGTAAATACGCTTCAAGATGCAAATACTCGCCATGCTCATATAGAAATGATAAAATTCTTTCATGACATTACAAAAGGTGCCAAAGTTGTCATAAAAAGAATGAGTACAAAAAGCATTCACAGTATAATAGCAAAAAATTCTTAG
- the LOC143361331 gene encoding uncharacterized protein LOC143361331 isoform X2: MYIGIDHASWTRQDKIFAMTQFKERSAAAFSHAFVLTIKIVSFLESSDQASKYAVTTCSDQSLHWNNKGLVHSFNNELPEHSNQCDSSQEKVCEQKNDKQLDDNFTLNKMSKNSMNEELVNDKQKLNKDLKAINGKSIRHNNCAISDKYSTLSTVEENRLIPNRLEDANILNIETTENKDYDNKVDEDIIQNDTSEFDNNEVDVTNTDSANLPYQYLIEKEIEDSKNGTTNPKISLLGSKKRKRKVSEKCFTASVDLLTDLSKTEESDSSTKRKRESDNIIPRSSDITDLVMEGLMFTIRQGQGTVAVIEQKTKLELDEVLENSEKLETVNGEKCLRNSSLLGLENLITMIESPEKTEAKQKPQNIVMQENTRQYQNKRKCMFNNANYFFENTYFNNICSNKNNTNKKHNTEIYEEGIKLTENESLQYEEENEEKEEEDIIPEALQDSLFEPSCLSFEEVDQFEEAVVNKDLLMDDINTEISTKFGVTFSQDPLLGKKHKLQHEGVIDETKKSNVPIIISNEIITKNQIPLPIQKLLQNKSSSKLASVNGTNETEEKKIDRPQLFEYRNLSNNIHAERQSSDCNILESSQSLANPQTSVSNNNETRNEGASFLILEDEDKNSEVTKNRFEKREDELQQQPVSINKEEQLSSCKLQDVTQDFYQDILYLQTKKNLTTQHLKLRSRKKPVNTLQDANTRHAHIEMIKFFHDITKGAKVVIKRMSTKSIHSIIAKNS, from the coding sequence ATGTACATTGGCATAGATCATGCATCTTGGACTCGACAGGATAAAATATTTGCAATGACACAATTTAAGGAACGATCTGCTGCAGCTTTTTCTCATGCATTTGTGCTTACTATCAAAATAGTATCTTTTTTAGAAAGCTCAGATCAGGCTAGCAAGTATGCTGTAACAACTTGTTCTGATCAATCCTTACATTGGAATAATAAAGGATTAGTGCACTCTTTTAACAACGAGCTTCCAGAACATAGCAATCAGTGTGACAGTTCACAAGAGAAAGTATGTGAACAGAAAAATGATAAACAATTAGATGATAATTTCACACTAAATAAAATGTCAAAAAATTCCATGAATGAGGAGTTAGTTAAcgataaacaaaaattaaataaggATTTAAAAGCTATTAATGGAAAATCTATAAGGCACAACAATTGTGCTATAAGTGATAAATATTCTACATTATCAACCGTTGAAGAGAATAGATTAATTCCCAATCGATTGGAAGATGCAAATATCCTAAATATAGAAACCACTGAAAACAAAGATTATGATAACAAAGTAGATGAAGATATTATTCAAAATGATACCTCTGAATTCGATAACAATGAAGTTGATGTTACTAATACAGATTCTGCTAATTTACCTTATCAATACCTaattgaaaaagaaatcgaAGATTCAAAAAATGGTACAACTAATCCCAAAATTTCATTGCTTGGTTCTAAAAAACGTAAAAGAAAAGTAAGTGAAAAGTGTTTCACAGCTTCTGTAGACTTACTTACAGATCTTTCAAAAACTGAAGAGTCAGATTCTTCTACGAAAAGAAAACGGGAATCCGATAATATAATCCCAAGATCTTCAGATATTACAGATTTGGTAATGGAAGGGTTAATGTTTACTATTCGACAAGGGCAAGGTACTGTAGCAGTTATAGAACAGAAAACGAAATTAGAGTTAGACGAAGTACTAGAAAATTCAGAGAAACTTGAAACCGTAAATGGAGAAAAGTGTCTACGAAATTCTAGTTTGCTTGGATTAGAGAATTTAATAACTATGATCGAATCACCTGAGAAAACTGAGGCTAAACAAAAGCCTCAAAATATAGTTATGCAAGAGAACACTAGACAATATCAAAATAAGAGGAAGTGTATGTTTAATAATGCGaattattttttcgaaaacacttattttaataatatatgctcaaataaaaataatacgaaTAAGAAGCATAACACTGAAATATATGAAGAAGGTATAAAGTTAACTGAAAATGAAAGTTTGCAATATGAAGAAGAGAatgaagagaaagaagaagaagatattaTACCTGAAGCATTACAAGATTCTCTTTTTGAACCTTCATGTCTTTCTTTTGAGGAAGTAGATCAATTTGAAGAAGCTGTAGTAAATAAAGATTTGTTAATGGACGATATAAATACTGAAATATCAACCAAATTTGGAGTAACATTTTCACAGGATCCTCTTCTTGGTAAAAAACACAAATTACAGCATGAAGGAGTGATCGATGAAACTAAGAAATCAAATGTTCCGATAATAATTTCGAATGAAATTATTACTAAAAATCAAATACCTCTTCCAATACAAAAATTACTCCAAAATAAATCGTCATCAAAGCTTGCTTCTGTAAATGGTACAAATGAAacagaggaaaaaaaaattgataggCCGCAATTGTTTGAATATAGAAATCTTAGTAATAACATACATGCAGAAAGGCAAAGTTCGGATTGTAATATATTGGAAAGTTCTCAATCTTTAGCAAACCCTCAAACTTCTGTATCAAATAATAATGAAACTAGAAATGAAGGAGCGtcatttttaatattagaaGACGAGGATAAAAATAGCGAGGTTACAAAAAACAGGTTCGAAAAAAGAGAGGATGAACTGCAACAGCAGCCTGTTAGTATTAATAAAGAAGAACAGTTATCATCATGTAAACTACAAGATGTTACACAGGATTTTTATCAAGACATTTTATATTTACAAACGAAAAAGAACTTAACTACTCAACATTTGAAATTAAGATCAAGAAAAAAACCTGTAAATACGCTTCAAGATGCAAATACTCGCCATGCTCATATAGAAATGATAAAATTCTTTCATGACATTACAAAAGGTGCCAAAGTTGTCATAAAAAGAATGAGTACAAAAAGCATTCACAGTATAATAGCAAAAAATTCTTAG
- the LOC143361336 gene encoding uncharacterized protein LOC143361336 gives MDNLEQQCEDALFELCDAREQCPFKCAAELRKCIQLKNEIQMINVAQKSNVIDNVVEQKIHFDDNFNKEEVCFEHLDFKLKSITSELNNLKAVMDQIEREKTCEINKLLKS, from the exons atgg ATAATCTTGAACAACAATGCGAAGACGCTTTGTTTGAATTGTGTGATGCTCGAGAGCAATGCCCATTTAAATGCGCTGCTGAGCTTCGAAAATGTATCCAACTTAAAAATGAAATACAA ATGATAAATGTGGCTCAAAAATCAAATGTAATAGATAATGTCGTGGAGCAAAAGATACATTTTGATGACAATTTTAATAAAGAAGAAGTATGTTTTGAGCACttagattttaaattaaaatctatTACAAGTGAGTTAAATAATTTGAAAGCTGTTATGGATCAAATTGAGCGTGAAAAAACATGTGAGattaacaaattattaaaaagttga
- the LOC143361445 gene encoding adipocyte plasma membrane-associated protein Hemomucin → MGYLKSIGTSIIYIGAFFALITFLPGLPPQVEFSEYRIKNPSETKLQFEIKNRLEGAEVLYAGELKGAESFASYNGELYTGIRGGYVVKIDGNNIAPVVKFGQKCDGLWQDEKCGRPLGLQFNDKGELFVADAYYGIFKVNVNTRKFVNIVNSSKPIDGKTPKIVNSIDIAKNGDIYWTDSSTDFPLHDGSYTLLANPSGRLIRYNAATKKNEVLVKNLGFANGLLLADDESFVIVLECSHSRIIKYHLKGPKTGQSEIFAEALPGILDNVHTDGQGGFMVSIITYVDSEYPMLSQSLIPHPYLRKMITRLLYLIEAPFKLLQDVYPNYYAERVISSVGSFESLKVIVDAKSMSVVLRMDKAGNVLDAIASDDGTVHDISSAYVHNGYLWFGSPFNEYIMRVPFKQAFPHLKESKQPAREKRHKEQEPLLTVSNTPNIKVDVKPSKAKVTAKETTPKPTVTTPKATATTQTPTTTTQKPTTTTQKPTTTTQKPTTTTQKPTTTTPKPTTTTTTPKPTTTTTTSKPTTTTPKPTPTTPKPTTQKIATEQKRPTTTANPPSSTPPPSKAPMNEVKKENSKEMKNENLKEVKKEPSTSNVNTKTTSAKTDSTEKNQEDKVKSKSDESAKKNTRESQPGQSKPVEKKSDSTKK, encoded by the exons ATGGGATATTTAAAATCTATTGGTACATCGATAATATATATCGGGGCTTTCTTTGCTCTTATCACCTTTTTACCAGGATTACCTCCGCAAGTCGAATTTTCTGAATACAG AATAAAAAATCCTTCTGAAACGAAATtacaatttgaaataaaaaaccGGTTAGAAGGAGCTGAAGTGTTATATGCTGGAGAACTGAAAGGAGCGGAGAGTTTTGCTTCATATAATGGGGAATTATATACTGGTATACGTGGAGGTTATGTTGTAAAAATTGACGGGAATAATATTGCACCAGTCGTTAAATTTGGTCAAAAGTGCG ATGGATTATGGCAAGATGAAAAATGTGGCAGACCATTGGGTTTACAATTTAATGATAAAGGAGAGCTGTTTGTTGCTGATGCGTATTATGGTATTTTCAAAGTTAATGTGAATACCCGAAAATTCGTAAATATAGTTAATAGCTCTAAACCTATTGATGGAAAAACTCCAAAAATTGTTAATTCTATTGATATTGCTAAAAATGGAGATATTTACTGGACGGATTCGAGTACAGACTTTCCTCTTCACGATGGAAGTTACACATTACTCGCTAATCCATCAGGAAG ATTGATTCGATACAATGCTGCAACAAAGAAGAATGAAGTGTTAGTAAAGAATTTAGGATTTGCAAATGGACTTTTATTGGCTGACGATGAAAGCTTTGTAATTGTGTTGGAATGTTCACATTCACGTATTATAAAATATCACTTGAAAGGTCCTAAAACTGGGCAATCAGAAATTTTTGCGGAAGCTTTACCTGGGATACTGGATAATGTACATACCGATGGACAAGGAGGTTTTATGGTATCTATAATCACATATGTTGATTCTGAATATCCTATGTTATCTCAGTCTCTTATACCACATCCATATTTAAGAAAAATGATTACCAGACTTTTGTACCTAATAGAAGCTCCATTTAAACTACTACAAGATGTTTATCCAAATTATTATGCAGAAAGAGTTATATCTTCAGTAGGTTCATTCGAGTCTTTGAAAGTTATAGTAGATGCAAAGAGTATGTCAGTAGTATTGAGAATGGATAAAGCAGGGAATGTTCTTGATGCTATTGCTTCTGATGATGGAACAGTTCACGACATAAGCTCCGCATACGTACACAACGGGTATTTGTGGTTTGGTTCTCCTTTTAATGAGTATATAATGAGAGTTCCATTTAAACAAGCATTTCCACATTTGAAAGAAAGTAAACAACCAGCAAGAGAAAAGCGACATAAAGAACAAGAACCACTTTTGACTGTTTCAAACACACCAAATATTAAAGTAGATGTAAAGCCTTCAAAAGCAAAAGTAACTGCTAAGGAAACTACTCCAAAGCCTACAGTTACAACACCAAAAGCTACAGCCACAACACAGACACCTACAACCACAACACAGAAACCTACAACCACAACACAGAAACCTACAACCACAACACAGAAACCTACAACCACAACACAGAAACCTACAACCACAACACCCAAACCTACAACTACAACCACGACACCAAAACCTACAACTACAACCACGACATCAAAACCTACAACCACGACACCAAAACCTACACCTACAACACCAAAACCAACTACACAAAAGATAGCAACAGAACAAAAACGCCCTACTACTACAGCAAATCCACCCTCATCAACACCACCTCCTTCAAAAGCACCAATGAATGAGGTCAAAAAAGAAAActccaaagaaatgaaaaacgaaAACTTAAAAGAGGTGAAAAAAGAACCTTCTACTTCTAATGTTAATACGAAAACGACAAGTGCAAAAACTGATTCAACAGAAAAAAATCAAGAAGATAAAGTGAAATCGAAATCTGATGaatctgcaaaaaaaaatactcGTGAATCTCAACCAGGACAATCCAAGCCAGTTGAGAAAAAAAGTGATTCtacgaaaaaataa
- the LOC143361450 gene encoding protein C3orf33 homolog, translating into MGSEEKLSSLERYLAYSEIHTETIKVITYGISGIALVIALHRVRPFSKFRSPSSIPCHFMHKKVPLQGTVKRIEPSHGTLLMVDHKPLIALPRLNNKKFLPIKIAGLNVTSNGINWLQTIINGQNINFIPLFSTKEYLNCIVATTLQQNKEQIRIGEDLVRLGFAVVEQDSLKSMLDNKDVLYYQKRLLNAQKRAKRERNGYWQFTKQPTLLWKIQQSLNEKVERILSKFTARFRI; encoded by the exons ATGGGATCAGAGGAAAAACTGAGTAGTTTGGAGAGATATTTAGCATACAGTGAAATTCATACTGAAACTATAAAG GTCATCACTTATGGGATTTCTGGTATCGCTTTAGTGATTGCACTTCACCGAGTTAGGCCC ttttctaaatttaGAAGTCCATCCAGTATACCGTGTCACtttatgcataaaaaagttCCACTTCAAGGTACCGTAAAACGTATAGAACCTAGTCATGGTACACTTCTAATGGTTGATCACAAGCCATTAATAGCCCTGCCTCGATTAAATAATAAGAAGTTCTTACCCATTAAAATTGCTGGACTTAATGTAACATCTAATG GTATTAACTGGTTACAAACAATTATTAATGGGCAAAACATAAATTTCATACCTTTGTTTTCTACAAAAGAATACTTAAATTGTATAGTTGCTACTACATTGCAACAGAATAAG GAGCAAATAAGGATCGGAGAAGACTTAGTAAGACTTGGTTTCGCTGTAGTAGAACAAGATTCGTTAAAGTCAATGCTAGATAACAAAGATGTCCTCTATTATCAGAAACGCTTGCTAAATGCACAAAAACGGGCGAAACGTGAAAGAAACGGGTATTGGCAGTTCACTAAACAACCTACACTTTTATGGAAAATCCAACAAAGTTTAAATGAAAAAGTGGAAAGAATATTGTCAAAGTTTACAGCACGATTTCGTATTTGA
- the LOC143361448 gene encoding uncharacterized protein LOC143361448 yields MFRDGQYLEVIKASDNCLATAVVTVQERIIKLKRKRISTNKWLDLEDWVAVYKILERAILRNVRKEGLFQNSDKCRGKKSTRQLDITYTFEQSEITKDVSSLPTIRVNVSPAKKKSGKLEISGASAEKEENGDRALEKSRSCARNDTNEKNNVNTLPKKAKNYDVVTKLTNDRTKSIKTKRYLQLEGSKSNSLEEYVPDAPATKKLCTNLKYIPSRKSTLERIQISSNEYSPTILDNKSTVEDVRYIPNSIDTSKVFYETYEPSAARIVDLPEEYVPTSKGTKASVEEYQPDFTSKSMKFDNSYVPSSVRQINENVGKTDRPKKHQLEKHLSRQKEISKKNMDLFT; encoded by the exons ATGTTTCGTGATGGTCAATACTTGGAAGTAATAAAG GcttcggacaattgtttagCGACCGCTGTTGTTACTGTTCAAGAAAGGATCATAAAACTTAAAAGGAAAAGAATTTCAACCAATAAATGGCTTGATCTTGAGGATTGGGTAGCGGTATACAAAATTTTGGAGAGGGCAATTCTACGGAACGTTCGTAAGGAAGGATTGTTTCAAAATTCCGATAAATGTAGAGGCAAAAAGTCGACCCGACAACTAGATATCAC ATACACTTTCGAACAGTCAGAAATCACAAAAGATGTCTCATCATTGCCTACGATCAGAGTGAATGTATCCCCTGCGAAGAAAAAATCAGGGAAATTGGAAATATCAGGAGCATCGGCAGAAAAGGAAGAAAATGGTGATCGAGCATTGGAAAAATCACGAAGTTGTGCTCGCAACGATACTAACGAGAAAAATAACGTTAACACTTTACCAAAGAAAGCAAAGAATTATGACGTTGTTACAAAGTTAACGAATGACAGAACAAAGAGTATTAAAACCAAACGATATTTACAATTGGAAGGCTCGAAAAGCAACTCGTTGGAAGAGTACGTGCCAGACGCACCAGCGACTAAAAAATTGTGCACGAATTTGAAGTATATACCAAGTAGGAAGAGTACTTTGGAACGGATCCAAATATCATCGAACGAATACTCTCCTACGATATTAGATAATAAGAGCACGGTAGAAGACGTTCGATATATCCCGAATTCTATCGATACGTCGAAAGTGTTCTACGAAACGTACGAGCCTAGCGCGGCGAGAATCGTTGATCTTCCTGAAGAGTATGTTCCTACTTCGAAGGGAACCAAGGCATCTGTTGAAGAATACCAACCTGACTTTACTAGCAAGTCTATGAAATTTGATAACAGTTACGTGCCATCAAGCGTTCGACAGATTAACGAAAATGTGGGGAAAACGGACAGGCCAAAAAAGCACCAGTTAGAGAAACATTTATCACGCCAAAAAgaaatttcaaagaaaaatatGGATCTCTTTACTTGA